In the Cydia splendana chromosome 2, ilCydSple1.2, whole genome shotgun sequence genome, one interval contains:
- the LOC134798910 gene encoding uncharacterized protein LOC134798910, whose translation MPTVTKSGVLTANQNAMASDQESCSDEEPDSEMLSDDLCLPDSDDDRQNLPVQSLHEDLPPLNSCLLRPPRKLFTNCRERWRQQNVSGAFAELRRLVPTHPPDKKLSKNEILRMSIRYIGLLCEVLEWQKNHGLTNKENTALAIKCESPLSPQARRLRLKRPYFEDDGPRPKVFIEEASKYGNEENEERRTQRTFTCTKTEYIFGKDHLRVLRNHYYYPPRWRQNVPFRNLTPDKNGNNLLMIAPQNGKEDKFKEKDDGKDGK comes from the exons ATGCCAACCGTGACGAAGAGTGGTGTGTTAACAG CAAACCAGAACGCAATGGCGTCAGACCAGGAATCATGCTCCGACGAGGAGCCAGACAGCGAAATGCTAAGCGACGATTTATGTCTGCCAGATAGCGACGATGACCGACAGAATCTCCCTGTTCAG AGTCTGCACGAAGACCTGCCACCTCTCAACTCCTGCCTACTCCGGCCTCCTCGCAAACTCTTCACCAACTGCCGCGAGCGCTGGCGTCAGCAGAACGTGAGCGGAGCCTTTGCTGAGCTCCGACGGCTCGTACCAACTCATCCGCCGGATAAGAAGCTCTCTAAGAATGAGATACTTCGCATGTCCATAAG GTACATCGGTCTTCTCTGCGAAGTCCTAGAATGGCAGAAGAACCACGGCCTCACCAACAAGGAGAACACCGCTCTCGCCATCAAATGCGAGTCCCCCCTTAGCCCGCAAGCCCGTCGTCTCCGCCTCAAGCGACCCTATTTCGAAGACGACGGCCCCAGGCCTAAAGTCTTCATAGAAGAAGCTTCCAAATACGGGAACGAAGAGAACGAGGAACGCAGAACCCAACGCACCTTTACCTGCACGAAGACAGAGTATATTTTTGGGAAAGATCATCTCCGCGTGCTGAGGAACCATTATTATTATCCGCCAAGATGGCGGCAGAATGTTCCGTTCAGGAATTTGACGCCGGATAAGAATGGGAATAATTTGCTGATGATTGCGCCTCAGAATGGGAAAGAGGATAAGTTTAAGGAAAAAGATGATGGGAAGGATGGTAAGTAA
- the LOC134801523 gene encoding juvenile hormone epoxide hydrolase-like, with amino-acid sequence MARVLFLVPLYALAAVGIYYMFLKKPPPVPEVDLNAWWGPNELKGKQDTSIRPFKVTFSESMIKDLRERLKNHRKWTPPLENVGFQYGFNSKQLDSWVSYWAERYNFQERERFFNKFPHFKTNIQGLDIHYIRVKPEVPAGVEVVPVLFMHGWPGSVREFYEALPLLTAVSKDRDFAIEAIVPSLPGYGFSDGAVRPGLGAVEVSVVFRNLMHRLGFKKFYAQGGDWGSAIGTSMATRFPDEVLGWHTNFAMVQSPYAMVQMLLGSVLPSLVVEPHLAERLYPLGKTLSYVMEETGYMHIQATKPDTVGVALSDSPSGLMAYILEKFSTWTNPNWKSRADGGLEERFTRDQLIDNLMVYWSTNSITTSVRLYAESFGSGITQTLNKIPTFVPTWILQARHEIMYQPPTILKEKFPNTVGVTVLQDGGHFIAFEMPETLAADVLKAISAFRKLDRSTLKTEL; translated from the exons ATGGCTCGCGTTCTCTTCCTGGTTCCCTTATACGCCCTGGCGGCGGTGGGGATATACTACATGTTCCTGAAGAAACCTCCACCCGTTCCTGAGGTGGACCTCAACGCCTGGTGGGGACCAAACGAGCTGAAGGGCAAGCAGGACACAAGCATCAGGCCGTTTAAGGTCACTTTCAGTGAATCG aTGATTAAAGACCTCAGAGAGCGCCTCAAGAACCATCGCAAGTGGACCCCTCCGCTGGAGAACGTCGGCTTCCAATACGGCTTCAACAGCAAGCAGCTGGACAGCTGGGTCTCGTACTGGGCTGAGAGGTACAACTTCCAGGAGAGGGAGAGGTTCTTCAACAAGTTTCCTCACTTCAAGACTAATATCCAGGGGCTGGATATCCATTACATCAGGGTTAAGCCTGAG GTCCCAGCAGGAGTGGAAGTGGTCCCCGTGCTGTTCATGCACGGCTGGCCAGGGTCGGTGAGGGAGTTCTACGAGGCGCTGCCTCTCCTGACGGCTGTCAGCAAGGACCGGGACTTCGCCATCGAGGCCATCGTACCCAGTCTACCGGGATACGGGTTCTCTGAT GGTGCAGTCCGCCCAGGACTTGGGGCCGTTGAAGTGTCAGTGGTGTTCAGGAACTTGATGCACCGCCTCGGCTTCAAGAAGTTCTACGCCCAGGGGGGAGACTGGGGTAGTGCTATTGGTACCAGCATGGCTACGAGGTTCCCTGAT GAGGTCCTCGGCTGGCATACGAACTTTGCCATGGTGCAGTCCCCCTACGCTATGGTACAGATGCTCTTGGGGTCCGTACTTCCCTCCCTAGTGGTGGAACCTCACCTGGCAGAACGTTTGTATCCGCTCGGCAAGACTCTCTCGTACGTAATGGAGGAGACGGGATACATGCATATTCAGGCTACGAAGCCGGATACTGTTG gcGTAGCCCTCTCCGACTCCCCATCCGGCCTCATGGCCTACATTCTCGAGAAGTTCTCCACCTGGACCAACCCCAACTGGAAATCTCGCGCCGACGGCGGCCTCGAAGAGCGCTTCACCCGAGACCAACTCATTGATAACCTGATGGTGTACTGGTCCACAAACTCCATCACCACATCAGTGAGGCTGTATGCTGAGAGCTTTGGGAGCGGAATCACACAGACCCTTAACAA AATCCCAACATTCGTGCCCACCTGGATCCTCCAAGCCAGACACGAGATCATGTACCAACCACCTACCATCCTCAAAGAGAAGTTCCCCAACACCGTCGGTGTGACGGTTCTCCAAGATGGAGGTCATTTCATCGCTTTCGAGATGCCCGAGACGCTGGCCGCAGATGTGTTGAAGGCGATCAGTGCCTTTAGGAAATTGGACAGGAGCACGTTGAAGACTGAGTTGTAA